A window of the Lactobacillus gasseri ATCC 33323 = JCM 1131 genome harbors these coding sequences:
- a CDS encoding amino acid ABC transporter permease, whose protein sequence is MIGILTNHWSEFLSGFWNTILCSLIALFFSLILGVGFALLEVAPNKFGRAVAHVYIEIFRNIPLLVITMIFYLVVPQIWFKVSGFAAGTIGLTLYTSAFIAETVRAGINSVGDGQMEGARSNGMTYTQAMRYVILPQALKIVIPPLGNQFINLIKNSSVLAFVAGFDLMYQADVIAFSSFETINTYVVVGLFYLILTLPLSYYMRHLEKKLA, encoded by the coding sequence GTGATAGGGATTTTAACAAATCACTGGTCTGAATTCTTATCAGGCTTTTGGAACACAATCTTATGTAGTCTGATTGCCCTGTTCTTTAGTTTAATTCTTGGGGTAGGCTTTGCTTTATTAGAAGTTGCACCAAATAAGTTTGGTAGAGCAGTAGCACATGTCTATATTGAAATTTTTCGTAATATTCCTTTACTAGTTATTACAATGATTTTTTACCTTGTTGTACCGCAAATTTGGTTTAAGGTATCTGGTTTTGCAGCTGGTACAATTGGATTAACCTTGTATACTTCAGCTTTTATTGCGGAAACTGTTAGGGCAGGAATCAACTCAGTTGGAGATGGGCAAATGGAAGGAGCTCGTTCAAATGGGATGACTTATACGCAAGCAATGCGATATGTTATTTTGCCACAAGCTCTAAAGATTGTAATTCCTCCATTGGGCAATCAATTTATTAACTTAATTAAAAACTCATCGGTATTAGCCTTTGTAGCCGGTTTTGACTTGATGTATCAAGCAGATGTCATAGCTTTTTCATCTTTTGAAACTATTAATACCTATGTTGTTGTAGGTTTATTTTACTTAATTTTAACCTTGCCATTAAGTTATTACATGCGTCACTTAGAAAAGAAATTAGCCTAG
- a CDS encoding transporter substrate-binding domain-containing protein — protein sequence MKKSIKIFILPLVLVLLITLTGCAKKQKSSNIYEQVKESKTITWGVKADTRLFGLMSIKTGKIEGFEVDLAKALTKQMLGKNAKTEFVQTTPKTRIPLLKNGNIDAILATMTITPDRKKQVTFSEPYFTAGQSLLVKDNSTIKNVKDLNGKTALAVKGTTAVDNVKKFAPKAKVLEYDDYGQAFTALKAGQGQAMTTDNGLLAGIASENKGYKLVGGTYTSEPYGIAVEKGQTDFADRINKALNELKKNGTYHRLLVKWFNGIPGFNIKEVENS from the coding sequence ATGAAAAAATCAATTAAGATTTTTATTTTACCTTTGGTATTAGTTTTACTGATTACTTTAACCGGATGTGCCAAAAAGCAAAAATCAAGTAATATTTATGAACAGGTTAAAGAAAGTAAAACCATTACTTGGGGCGTTAAGGCTGATACGCGATTATTTGGTTTAATGAGTATTAAAACTGGAAAAATCGAAGGCTTTGAAGTGGATTTAGCAAAAGCCTTAACTAAACAAATGTTAGGTAAAAATGCAAAAACTGAATTTGTGCAAACTACGCCTAAGACGAGAATTCCGCTACTTAAGAATGGTAACATTGATGCAATTTTAGCAACAATGACGATTACACCTGATCGTAAAAAACAAGTAACTTTTAGTGAACCATACTTTACTGCAGGTCAATCTTTACTAGTTAAAGATAATTCAACTATTAAGAATGTTAAGGATCTTAATGGTAAAACTGCTTTAGCGGTAAAGGGAACAACAGCAGTTGATAATGTTAAAAAATTTGCACCTAAAGCAAAAGTTTTAGAGTATGACGATTATGGTCAAGCTTTTACTGCCTTAAAAGCGGGACAAGGTCAAGCAATGACTACTGATAACGGTTTACTTGCCGGAATTGCGAGTGAAAATAAAGGCTATAAATTAGTTGGTGGTACCTACACCAGTGAGCCTTACGGGATTGCTGTAGAAAAAGGACAAACCGATTTTGCTGACCGTATTAATAAGGCACTAAATGAATTAAAGAAAAACGGAACATATCATCGTTTGTTAGTTAAATGGTTCAATGGTATTCCAGGATTTAACATTAAGGAGGTTGAAAATTCGTGA
- a CDS encoding amino acid ABC transporter permease → MENFIHAYSWINIRFLLQGLWVTIYVSLISIALSFILGLVFGFIRYVKIKYLSAVVGFVIDIIRNLPLLLIIFFTYFGLPELGIVTNPTVASIIALVVFEGAMLAEIVRSGIAAVDPGQMEGARSNGMTYMQAMYHVIIPQALNKMIPSLLSQFVSLVKDTSLATIIVLPELLFHAQIIYSQNTTYLIPMYVIIAIMYFIVCFSLSMIAKHLQSKY, encoded by the coding sequence ATGGAAAACTTTATTCATGCATATTCTTGGATTAACATTCGCTTTCTCTTACAAGGTTTGTGGGTGACTATATATGTATCCTTAATATCAATTGCCTTGAGTTTTATTCTAGGGCTAGTATTTGGTTTTATTCGATATGTGAAGATTAAGTATCTTTCAGCTGTTGTTGGTTTTGTGATTGATATTATAAGAAATTTACCGCTATTGTTGATAATCTTCTTTACGTACTTTGGATTGCCAGAGTTAGGAATTGTTACTAATCCAACAGTAGCATCGATTATTGCTCTAGTAGTATTTGAAGGAGCCATGCTTGCTGAAATTGTCAGAAGTGGTATTGCTGCTGTGGATCCGGGACAAATGGAAGGAGCTCGTTCAAACGGGATGACCTATATGCAGGCGATGTATCATGTGATCATTCCGCAAGCTCTTAATAAGATGATCCCGTCTCTTTTGTCACAATTCGTTTCATTAGTTAAAGACACGTCACTTGCAACAATTATTGTTTTGCCAGAGTTATTGTTCCATGCGCAAATTATTTATAGTCAAAATACAACCTACTTAATTCCAATGTATGTAATTATTGCAATTATGTATTTCATTGTTTGTTTCTCACTCTCAATGATTGCTAAGCATTTGCAAAGTAAGTATTAA
- a CDS encoding amino acid ABC transporter ATP-binding protein produces MAAIIDFKHVNKYYGKFHALKDINLSIEEGQVVSIIGPSGSGKSTLIRTMNGLERINSGTLMVTGYDLADKHTDLNKIRKNVGMVFQHFNLYDNHTVLENITLAPKIVLHRPEKENHDIAMDLLKKVGLEEKANMYPRQLSGGQKQRVAIARSLAMRPKAILFDEPTSALDPEMIQDVLDVMKYVADQGITMVVVTHEMGFAREVGDRLIFFDQGRILEDAKPEEFFEHPKTERARQFLSKVITEKLGG; encoded by the coding sequence ATGGCTGCAATTATTGATTTTAAGCATGTAAATAAGTACTATGGTAAATTCCATGCTTTAAAGGATATAAATTTAAGTATTGAAGAGGGTCAAGTTGTTTCAATTATTGGACCATCTGGTTCTGGTAAAAGTACTTTGATTCGGACAATGAATGGGCTAGAGCGAATCAATTCTGGTACTTTGATGGTTACTGGCTATGATCTAGCAGATAAGCATACGGATTTAAACAAAATTCGTAAAAATGTGGGAATGGTTTTCCAGCATTTTAACTTGTATGACAACCATACTGTGCTTGAAAATATAACTTTAGCTCCTAAGATTGTTTTGCACCGTCCAGAGAAAGAAAACCACGATATTGCAATGGATCTTTTGAAAAAAGTAGGTCTTGAAGAAAAGGCTAATATGTATCCAAGACAATTATCTGGTGGACAAAAGCAACGTGTTGCAATTGCTCGTTCGTTAGCAATGAGACCAAAGGCTATTTTATTTGATGAACCAACTAGTGCGCTTGACCCAGAAATGATTCAAGATGTTTTAGATGTTATGAAGTACGTAGCAGATCAAGGAATTACAATGGTTGTTGTAACTCATGAAATGGGCTTTGCTCGTGAGGTTGGAGATAGACTTATTTTCTTTGATCAAGGAAGAATTTTAGAAGATGCTAAGCCAGAAGAGTTCTTCGAACATCCTAAGACTGAACGTGCGCGTCAATTTTTAAGTAAGGTTATTACTGAAAAGCTAGGTGGCTAA
- a CDS encoding transporter substrate-binding domain-containing protein — translation MKRKLRIFSLFTVLLSVFLLSACRKNTRNVYQEVKRSNEITWGVKADTRLFGLMSIKTGKIEGFEVDLANALTKEMLGKDAKANFVQTTAKTKIPLLKNGNIDAVLAAMTITPERKKQIDFSEPYFYAGQSLLVKEDSTIKNVQDLNGKTALAVKGTTAVANVKKFAPKAKVLEFDDYGQAFTALKAGQGQAMTTDNGLLAGIATENKGYKLVGGTYTNEPYGIAVNKGQKQMKNAINRALNKLKKDGTYNALVKKWFSGIPGFNIKEAEGEK, via the coding sequence GTGAAAAGAAAGCTACGAATTTTTTCTTTATTTACTGTCTTATTGAGCGTTTTTTTACTATCAGCATGTCGAAAAAATACACGTAATGTATACCAAGAAGTTAAAAGAAGTAATGAAATTACCTGGGGCGTTAAAGCTGATACACGTTTATTCGGTTTAATGAGCATTAAAACTGGAAAGATTGAGGGTTTTGAAGTTGATTTAGCTAATGCCTTGACCAAAGAAATGCTTGGAAAAGATGCTAAAGCCAATTTTGTACAAACTACTGCCAAAACTAAGATTCCATTATTAAAGAATGGAAATATTGATGCAGTTTTAGCTGCAATGACAATTACACCGGAGCGTAAAAAGCAGATTGATTTTAGTGAACCATACTTTTATGCTGGTCAATCTTTGTTAGTTAAGGAAGACTCAACAATTAAAAATGTTCAAGATCTAAATGGAAAAACAGCATTAGCTGTTAAAGGTACAACAGCTGTCGCTAATGTTAAAAAATTTGCTCCAAAAGCAAAAGTATTAGAATTTGACGATTATGGTCAAGCGTTCACTGCGCTAAAAGCAGGTCAGGGTCAAGCAATGACGACTGATAATGGTTTACTTGCTGGGATTGCTACTGAAAATAAGGGCTATAAGCTTGTTGGTGGTACATATACAAATGAACCATATGGTATTGCGGTAAATAAGGGACAGAAGCAGATGAAGAATGCAATTAATCGTGCTCTCAATAAATTAAAAAAAGATGGGACGTATAATGCATTAGTAAAGAAGTGGTTTAGTGGTATTCCAGGCTTTAATATTAAAGAGGCTGAAGGTGAAAAATAA